In a single window of the Pandoraea pulmonicola genome:
- the thrC gene encoding threonine synthase: MKYISTRGAGLTSGEPQSFSSILLGGLAPDGGLYLPTEYPRVSADELRAWRQLSYAELAARVLGKFAGDVPAEILADLTQRTYTAEVYRNVRPGEDAAEITPLLPLGVEQGAQLSLLALSNGPTLAFKDMAMQLLGNLFEYALAQHGDALNILGATSGDTGSAAEYAMRGKEGIRVFMLSPAGKMSAFQTAQMYSLQDPNIFNLAVEGVFDDCQDIVKAVSNDHAFKARYKIGTVNSINWARVVAQVVYYFKGYFAATGGKSGQDGEVSFTVPSGNFGNVCAGHIARMMGLPIRKLVVATNENDVLDEFFRTGRYRVRKSAETFHTSSPSMDISKASNFERFLFDLLGRDATATATLLAKVESEGGFDLSGTDAFARVAQFGFVSGRSTHDDRVTTIQDVAKRYDVVIDTHTADGVKVAREALEPGVPMVVLETAQPAKFAETIREALHREPPRPAGFEQLESLPQRFETVANDAARVKAYIAEHTGL; this comes from the coding sequence ATGAAATACATCTCCACGCGCGGCGCCGGCCTCACTTCGGGCGAGCCGCAATCGTTCTCCAGCATCCTGCTCGGCGGGCTGGCGCCGGACGGCGGCCTCTACCTGCCGACCGAGTACCCGCGGGTCAGCGCCGACGAACTGCGCGCCTGGCGCCAGTTGTCGTACGCCGAACTGGCCGCCCGGGTGCTGGGCAAGTTCGCGGGCGACGTCCCGGCGGAGATCCTGGCCGACCTCACGCAGCGCACCTACACCGCCGAGGTGTATCGCAACGTGCGCCCCGGCGAGGACGCCGCCGAGATCACGCCGCTGCTGCCGCTGGGCGTCGAGCAGGGGGCACAGCTCTCGCTGCTGGCGCTCTCGAACGGCCCCACGCTCGCGTTCAAGGACATGGCGATGCAGTTGCTCGGCAACCTGTTCGAGTACGCACTCGCACAGCATGGCGACGCGCTGAACATTCTCGGCGCGACATCGGGCGACACCGGCAGCGCAGCCGAATACGCCATGCGCGGCAAGGAGGGCATTCGTGTGTTCATGCTCTCGCCCGCCGGCAAGATGAGCGCGTTCCAGACCGCGCAGATGTACAGCCTGCAGGATCCGAACATCTTCAACCTCGCGGTCGAAGGCGTCTTCGACGACTGCCAGGACATCGTCAAGGCCGTCTCGAACGATCACGCCTTCAAGGCGCGCTATAAGATCGGCACGGTCAACTCGATCAACTGGGCGCGTGTCGTCGCCCAGGTCGTCTATTACTTCAAGGGCTACTTCGCGGCCACGGGCGGCAAGTCCGGCCAGGACGGCGAGGTCTCGTTCACGGTGCCGTCGGGCAACTTCGGCAACGTCTGTGCGGGCCACATCGCGCGCATGATGGGGCTGCCCATCCGCAAGCTGGTGGTGGCGACCAATGAGAACGACGTGCTCGACGAGTTCTTCCGCACCGGTCGTTATCGCGTGCGCAAATCGGCCGAGACGTTCCATACGAGCAGCCCGAGCATGGACATCTCGAAGGCGTCGAACTTCGAGCGCTTCCTGTTCGATCTGCTCGGCCGCGACGCGACGGCCACGGCGACGCTGCTCGCCAAGGTCGAGAGCGAAGGCGGCTTCGATCTGTCGGGCACCGACGCCTTTGCGCGCGTGGCGCAGTTCGGTTTCGTCTCGGGGCGCAGCACGCACGACGATCGCGTGACGACGATCCAGGACGTGGCCAAGCGCTACGACGTGGTGATCGACACGCACACGGCCGACGGTGTGAAAGTGGCCCGCGAGGCGCTGGAGCCGGGGGTGCCGATGGTGGTGCTCGAAACCGCGCAACCCGCCAAGTTCGCCGAGACGATTCGTGAAGCGCTGCATCGCGAACCGCCGCGCCCGGCCGGGTTCGAGCAACTCGAATCGCTGCCGCAACGCTTCGAGACCGTGGCGAACGACGCGGCGCGCGTGAAGGCGTACATTGCCGAGCACACCGGCCTGTAG
- a CDS encoding SMR family transporter, which translates to MNLATFSLILTGVLLNACAQLLLKAGAGSIGALEFTRANIVPIGIKLATQVPIMGGLVCYAISVVVWILALSRVEVSIAYPMLSLGYVVNAIAAWYLFGETLSMQRIVAIGIILVGVYILARS; encoded by the coding sequence ATGAATCTCGCCACGTTTTCACTTATTCTCACGGGCGTGCTGCTCAATGCCTGCGCCCAGTTGCTGCTCAAGGCAGGTGCGGGCTCCATCGGCGCACTGGAATTTACGCGCGCCAACATCGTGCCCATCGGCATCAAGCTTGCAACGCAAGTGCCGATCATGGGCGGGCTGGTCTGCTATGCCATCAGCGTGGTCGTCTGGATTCTCGCGCTCTCGCGCGTCGAAGTCTCGATCGCCTACCCGATGCTCTCGCTGGGCTACGTCGTGAACGCGATCGCTGCCTGGTACCTGTTTGGCGAAACCCTGTCGATGCAACGTATCGTGGCCATCGGCATCATCCTTGTTGGCGTCTATATTCTTGCGCGCAGCTAA
- a CDS encoding ArnT family glycosyltransferase, with translation MSYPLSPAAFWLLLLAFALVWFGVLDYRHLIASDEGRYAEMAREMWVTGDWITPRYNGYKYFEKPPLQTWMNALTFAAFGLGEWQARLWTALTGFAGVLMIGFTGRRLFNARVGLFAAAALASAPLWSLLGHFNVLDMGLSFFMGLSLCALLLAQRPGLARPAVRGWMWVCWAAMALAVLSKGLVGIVLPGAVLVLYTLIARDWALWRRLYLGSGLIVFLAIAAPWFVLVEMRNPEFFDFFFINEHFRRFAMEGHNRDGAPWYFVPVFLVGFLPWLSVLPGTVRATLRMPRQPNGFAPALMLWVWSVFIFLFFSASHSKLISYLLPIAPAMALLLGLYLAQLRRDTVRGHLAGYAIFLIAALVMVAIFVGRAGSVRNPNELYKTFQIWLYFALGAGLAGTLVAWRLARHSARRALLTFAGSMLLLATIGGLGHEVFGRQSTGVLLVPAVKAEMRRLGPDVPFYSVNVLDHTMPYYLGHTMIMVQHPDELEFGVKQEPQKWLPTLDAFCARWRADPKALALVDPDTFGKLEAAHLPMRIVARDVRRVVISKPLPEDNVK, from the coding sequence GTGTCGTACCCGCTCTCCCCCGCCGCCTTCTGGCTGCTGCTCCTGGCGTTCGCGCTGGTGTGGTTCGGCGTGCTCGACTACCGTCACCTGATCGCGAGCGACGAAGGCCGTTATGCCGAAATGGCGCGCGAGATGTGGGTCACGGGCGACTGGATCACGCCGCGCTACAACGGCTACAAGTACTTCGAGAAACCCCCGCTGCAGACCTGGATGAACGCGCTCACGTTCGCGGCCTTCGGGCTGGGCGAATGGCAGGCGCGTCTGTGGACGGCCCTCACCGGCTTCGCCGGCGTGCTGATGATCGGCTTTACCGGCCGACGCCTCTTCAACGCCCGCGTGGGGCTCTTCGCCGCCGCCGCGCTCGCGAGCGCACCGCTGTGGTCGCTGCTGGGGCACTTCAACGTGCTCGACATGGGGCTGTCCTTCTTCATGGGACTGTCCCTGTGCGCCCTGCTGCTCGCGCAGCGTCCGGGACTGGCCCGCCCCGCCGTGCGCGGCTGGATGTGGGTGTGCTGGGCGGCCATGGCGCTCGCGGTGCTGAGCAAAGGACTCGTGGGCATCGTGCTGCCGGGCGCCGTGCTCGTGCTCTACACGCTGATTGCACGAGACTGGGCGCTGTGGCGCCGCCTCTACCTGGGCAGCGGTCTGATCGTCTTCCTCGCGATCGCCGCGCCCTGGTTCGTGCTGGTGGAGATGCGCAACCCCGAATTCTTCGATTTCTTCTTCATCAACGAACACTTCCGCCGTTTCGCGATGGAAGGCCACAACCGGGACGGCGCGCCGTGGTATTTCGTGCCCGTCTTCCTCGTGGGCTTCCTGCCGTGGCTGTCGGTGCTGCCGGGCACGGTGCGCGCGACGCTGCGCATGCCGCGTCAGCCCAACGGCTTCGCCCCGGCGCTCATGCTGTGGGTGTGGTCGGTCTTCATCTTCCTGTTCTTCAGCGCTTCGCATTCGAAACTGATCTCGTACCTGCTGCCGATCGCCCCGGCCATGGCGCTGCTCCTTGGCCTGTATCTGGCCCAGTTGCGTCGCGACACCGTGCGTGGGCATCTGGCCGGCTATGCGATCTTCCTGATTGCCGCGCTCGTCATGGTGGCCATCTTCGTGGGTCGCGCCGGCAGCGTGCGCAATCCGAACGAGCTGTACAAGACGTTTCAGATCTGGTTGTACTTCGCGCTGGGCGCCGGCCTGGCCGGCACGCTCGTGGCGTGGCGTCTGGCACGGCACAGTGCGCGCCGGGCGCTGCTCACGTTCGCCGGCTCGATGCTGCTGCTGGCAACGATCGGCGGCCTGGGCCACGAGGTGTTCGGGCGCCAGAGCACCGGCGTGCTGCTGGTGCCCGCCGTCAAGGCCGAGATGCGGCGCCTCGGACCCGACGTGCCGTTCTATTCGGTGAACGTGCTCGATCACACCATGCCCTACTACCTCGGGCACACGATGATCATGGTGCAGCATCCGGATGAACTGGAGTTTGGCGTGAAGCAGGAACCGCAGAAGTGGCTACCGACGCTCGACGCGTTCTGCGCCCGCTGGCGAGCCGACCCGAAAGCGCTTGCCCTGGTCGATCCGGACACGTTCGGCAAGCTCGAAGCCGCACATTTACCGATGCGAATCGTCGCCCGCGACGTCCGACGCGTCGTAATCTCGAAACCCCTGCCTGAAGACAACGTAAAATAG
- a CDS encoding Mth938-like domain-containing protein gives MKLHQDPSQALNTVTGYGPGYVEVNKVRHEHSVIIAPEGEIQPWPVSSFDALEPPHFEALRRLDPELVIFGSGGRLRFAHPRLTTSLTSERIGVDSMDTQAACRTYNILMSEGRRVVLALLIESEAPA, from the coding sequence GTGAAACTGCATCAAGACCCGTCGCAAGCATTGAACACGGTGACCGGCTACGGGCCGGGCTATGTCGAGGTCAACAAGGTTCGCCACGAGCACAGCGTGATCATCGCGCCCGAGGGCGAGATCCAGCCCTGGCCGGTCTCGAGCTTCGATGCGCTCGAGCCGCCCCATTTCGAAGCCTTGCGTCGCCTCGACCCCGAGCTGGTCATCTTCGGCAGCGGCGGGCGTCTGCGCTTCGCGCATCCGCGCCTGACCACGTCGCTCACCAGCGAGCGCATCGGCGTCGACTCGATGGACACGCAAGCCGCCTGCCGCACCTACAACATCCTGATGAGCGAAGGCCGTCGCGTCGTCCTCGCCCTGCTCATCGAGAGCGAGGCGCCTGCGTGA
- a CDS encoding homoserine dehydrogenase, whose product MKPIKLGLLGLGTVGFGAFQVLARNQEEIQRRAGRGIEITKVAVRNVERARGLVGNAAVVTGDPFEVVTDPDIEVVVETIGGYDLTKELVLKAIENGKHVVTANKALLAVYGNEIFAAARKANVMVAFEAAVAGGIPIIKALREGLTANRIQWIAGIINGTTNFILSEMRDKGIDFDVALADAQRLGYAEADPTFDIEGVDAAHKLTLMSAIAFGVPVQFDRAYVEGITRLAALDIKYAEELGYRIKLLGITRRTDAGIELRVHPTLIPAKRLIANVEGAMNAVLVQGDAVGATLYYGKGAGAEPTASAVVADIVDVTRLQTADPGHRVPHLAFQHDALSDAPVLPIDEVTTSYYLRLRVVDRAGVMAELTRILADLDISIDALLQKESREGEHQTDIIILTHQTQEKHINAAIARIEAMSTVLSKVTRIRMESLS is encoded by the coding sequence ATGAAACCGATCAAATTGGGCCTCCTCGGCCTTGGCACGGTAGGCTTCGGGGCCTTCCAGGTACTGGCTCGCAACCAGGAGGAAATTCAACGTCGTGCCGGCCGGGGTATCGAGATTACGAAGGTGGCGGTGCGTAATGTCGAGCGGGCCCGCGGGCTCGTCGGCAACGCGGCCGTCGTGACCGGCGATCCGTTCGAGGTCGTCACCGATCCGGACATCGAAGTCGTCGTCGAGACGATCGGCGGTTACGACCTCACGAAGGAACTGGTCCTCAAGGCGATCGAGAACGGCAAGCACGTGGTCACGGCCAACAAGGCGCTGCTCGCCGTGTACGGCAACGAGATCTTCGCCGCGGCGCGCAAGGCCAACGTGATGGTGGCCTTCGAAGCCGCCGTGGCCGGCGGCATCCCGATCATCAAGGCGCTGCGCGAAGGCCTCACGGCCAACCGCATCCAGTGGATCGCGGGCATCATCAACGGCACGACCAACTTCATCCTCTCGGAGATGCGCGACAAGGGCATCGACTTCGACGTGGCGCTCGCCGACGCGCAGCGTCTGGGCTACGCGGAAGCCGATCCGACGTTCGACATCGAGGGCGTGGACGCCGCCCACAAGCTCACGCTCATGAGCGCTATCGCGTTCGGCGTGCCGGTGCAGTTCGACCGCGCCTACGTCGAGGGCATCACCCGGCTGGCGGCGCTCGACATCAAGTATGCGGAAGAGCTCGGCTATCGCATCAAGCTGCTGGGGATCACGCGTCGCACCGACGCCGGGATCGAACTGCGCGTGCATCCGACGCTGATTCCGGCCAAGCGCCTGATCGCCAACGTGGAAGGCGCCATGAACGCCGTGCTGGTGCAGGGCGACGCCGTGGGCGCCACGCTGTACTACGGCAAGGGCGCTGGCGCCGAGCCGACCGCGTCGGCCGTCGTCGCCGACATCGTGGACGTGACGCGTCTGCAGACGGCCGATCCGGGGCACCGCGTACCGCACCTGGCGTTCCAGCACGATGCGCTGTCCGACGCGCCGGTGCTGCCCATCGACGAAGTCACCACGAGCTACTACCTGCGCCTGCGCGTGGTCGACCGCGCCGGCGTGATGGCGGAACTCACGCGCATTCTGGCCGACCTGGACATCTCCATCGACGCGCTGCTGCAGAAGGAATCGCGTGAAGGCGAACACCAGACCGATATCATCATCCTGACGCACCAGACGCAGGAGAAGCACATCAACGCGGCCATCGCCAGGATCGAAGCGATGAGCACCGTGCTCTCGAAGGTGACGCGCATCCGCATGGAGTCGCTGAGCTGA
- a CDS encoding pyridoxal phosphate-dependent aminotransferase, producing MKPILKSQKLQNVCYDIRGPVLEHAKRMEDEGHRIIKLNIGNLAPFGFEPPDEIVQDMIRNLPNSAGYSDSRGVFAARKAIMHYCQQKRINDVQLDDIYLGNGASELIVMAMQALLNDGDEVLVPAPDYPLWTAAVSLSGGTPVHYVCDEQADWQPDLADIRKKITPNTRAIVVINPNNPTGALYSDELLKEIVALAREHKLIIYADEIYDKIVYDGAEHTSIGSLSEDVLTITFNGLSKSYRACGYRAGWMVVSGDKRPARDYIEGLNILASMRLCPNVPGQYAVQTALGGYQSIKDLIAPGGRLYEQREIAHRMLTDIPGVTCVKPKAALYLFPRLDPALYPIANDQDFILQLLCDEKVLLVQGSGFNWMHPDHFRVVFLPHEGDLEDAISRIARFLDGYRRRHGK from the coding sequence GTGAAACCGATCCTCAAATCGCAGAAATTGCAGAATGTCTGCTACGACATTCGTGGGCCCGTGCTCGAACATGCCAAGCGCATGGAAGACGAAGGTCATCGCATCATCAAGCTGAATATCGGCAATCTGGCGCCGTTCGGTTTCGAGCCGCCCGACGAGATCGTGCAGGACATGATCCGCAACCTGCCCAATTCGGCCGGCTATTCGGATTCGCGGGGCGTGTTCGCGGCGCGCAAGGCGATCATGCATTACTGCCAGCAAAAGCGCATCAACGACGTGCAGCTCGACGACATCTACCTCGGCAACGGGGCGTCGGAGCTCATCGTGATGGCCATGCAGGCGTTGCTCAACGACGGCGACGAAGTGCTCGTGCCGGCGCCCGACTATCCGCTGTGGACCGCGGCCGTGAGCCTTTCGGGAGGCACACCGGTGCACTACGTCTGCGACGAGCAGGCCGACTGGCAGCCCGACCTGGCGGACATCCGCAAGAAGATCACGCCCAACACGCGCGCGATCGTCGTTATCAACCCGAACAATCCGACCGGCGCGCTGTACTCGGACGAACTCCTCAAGGAGATCGTGGCGCTTGCGCGCGAGCACAAGCTGATCATCTACGCCGACGAGATCTACGACAAGATCGTCTACGACGGCGCGGAACACACGTCCATCGGCTCGCTGTCGGAGGACGTGCTCACCATCACCTTCAACGGGCTGTCCAAGAGCTATCGCGCGTGCGGCTACCGCGCGGGCTGGATGGTCGTGTCCGGCGACAAGCGTCCGGCGCGCGACTACATCGAAGGGTTGAACATCCTCGCTTCGATGCGCCTGTGCCCGAACGTGCCGGGCCAGTACGCCGTGCAAACGGCGCTGGGCGGTTATCAGAGCATCAAGGATCTGATCGCGCCGGGCGGGCGTCTGTACGAGCAGCGCGAGATCGCGCACCGCATGCTCACCGACATTCCCGGTGTGACGTGCGTGAAGCCCAAGGCGGCGCTGTACCTGTTCCCGCGTCTCGATCCGGCGCTGTATCCCATCGCCAACGATCAGGACTTCATTCTCCAGTTGCTTTGCGACGAAAAGGTCCTGCTGGTGCAGGGCAGCGGCTTCAACTGGATGCATCCGGACCATTTCCGCGTGGTGTTCCTGCCTCACGAGGGCGACCTGGAAGACGCCATCAGTCGCATTGCCCGCTTCCTTGACGGTTATCGCCGTCGCCACGGCAAGTGA
- the glp gene encoding gephyrin-like molybdotransferase Glp, which yields MLSTQEALDAVLAAARPLAGTETVDTLAANGRVLARDVVATLDVPPMDISAMDGYAVRIADLHGEGISPPILPISQRIPAGHAPAPLAGGTAARIFTGAPVPSGADAIVMQEQCDALEDGTVAVRHTPRPGEFINRQGADIRRDSVVLAAGTRLRAPALGLAASVGIARLEVARRLRVAVFFTGDELTMPGEPLRAGSIYNSNRFVLRSLLENLGCEMTDYGIVPDNLAATRAILRDAARANDLIITSGGVSVGEEDHVKPAVEAEGRLNLWQIALKPGKPLAYGEIHRANAAASDAGGAGGTAHFIGLPGNPVSSFVTFLLFVRPFILRLQGVTDVAPRRIAMRADFTQTKADRRNEFVRARINAQGGLDAFPNQSSAVLTSTVWGDGLIDNPPGHRIEAGQTVAFLPFSDLLY from the coding sequence ATGCTGAGTACCCAAGAAGCTCTCGACGCCGTGCTGGCGGCGGCCCGTCCGCTCGCCGGGACGGAAACCGTCGACACGCTCGCGGCCAATGGCCGCGTGCTGGCGCGCGATGTCGTCGCCACGCTCGATGTCCCGCCGATGGACATCAGTGCGATGGACGGCTATGCCGTGCGTATCGCCGATCTGCATGGTGAAGGGATCTCGCCGCCGATTCTGCCCATTTCGCAGCGCATTCCCGCCGGGCACGCCCCCGCGCCGCTCGCCGGCGGCACGGCGGCGCGGATTTTCACCGGTGCGCCGGTGCCGTCCGGTGCCGACGCGATCGTGATGCAGGAGCAATGCGACGCGCTCGAGGACGGCACGGTCGCGGTTCGCCATACGCCGCGGCCGGGCGAGTTCATCAACCGGCAGGGCGCCGACATCCGGCGCGACAGCGTGGTGCTCGCCGCGGGGACGCGCTTGCGCGCCCCCGCGCTGGGACTGGCGGCTTCCGTGGGCATCGCCCGTCTGGAGGTGGCGCGTCGCCTGCGCGTGGCCGTGTTCTTCACGGGGGACGAACTGACGATGCCCGGCGAGCCGCTGCGCGCGGGCAGCATCTACAACTCGAACCGCTTCGTGTTGCGCAGCCTGCTGGAAAATCTCGGCTGCGAGATGACCGACTACGGGATCGTGCCAGACAATCTGGCGGCCACGCGCGCCATCTTGCGCGACGCGGCCCGCGCCAACGACCTGATCATCACGTCGGGCGGCGTGTCGGTCGGCGAGGAGGATCACGTGAAGCCGGCCGTCGAGGCTGAAGGTCGTCTCAATCTGTGGCAGATCGCTCTCAAACCGGGCAAACCGCTGGCGTACGGCGAGATCCATCGCGCGAACGCCGCAGCGAGTGACGCGGGTGGAGCAGGCGGGACGGCGCACTTCATCGGCCTGCCGGGCAACCCGGTGTCGAGCTTCGTGACGTTCCTGCTGTTCGTGCGGCCGTTCATCCTGCGGCTGCAGGGCGTGACGGATGTCGCCCCGCGCCGCATCGCGATGCGTGCGGACTTCACGCAGACCAAGGCGGATCGCCGCAACGAGTTCGTGCGTGCGCGGATCAATGCGCAGGGCGGGCTGGACGCCTTCCCGAACCAGAGCTCGGCCGTGCTCACGTCGACCGTGTGGGGCGACGGCCTGATCGACAATCCGCCGGGCCATCGCATCGAAGCCGGGCAGACGGTGGCCTTCCTGCCATTCTCCGACCTCCTATATTGA
- a CDS encoding DegT/DnrJ/EryC1/StrS family aminotransferase: protein MSDSATSQPNQPFLPFTRPSIDDATIAGVADVLRSGWITSGPQVQAFEKALSEYFGGRPVRAFNSGTATLEIGLRLAGVQAGDEVITTPLSWVATANVILEVGATPVFVDVDPATRNLDLDRLEKAITPKTRAIIPVYLAGLPLDMDRLYDIARRHQLRVIEDAAQAMGSTWGGKRIGSFGDLVSFSFHANKNLTSIEGGALVFNNEDEARLAEKYRLQGVTRTGFDGMDVDVLGGKYNLTDVAARVGLGQMPHLAAFNTRRAELARLYFDTLAGGPAVALGLGLPPADFTNSNWHMFQVELPLERLTIDRAGFMEKLKARNIGSGVHYPAIHLFTMYRALGFREGQFPHTERLGRAILTLPLFPAMTDADVARVCEAVNAICADHQK, encoded by the coding sequence ATGAGCGACTCGGCAACCTCCCAACCGAATCAACCGTTCCTGCCGTTCACGCGGCCGAGCATCGACGACGCGACGATCGCCGGCGTGGCCGACGTGCTGCGCTCGGGCTGGATCACTTCGGGTCCGCAAGTGCAGGCCTTCGAGAAGGCCCTCTCGGAGTACTTCGGCGGGCGTCCGGTGCGCGCCTTCAACTCGGGCACCGCCACGCTGGAAATCGGCCTGCGTCTGGCCGGCGTGCAGGCCGGCGACGAAGTCATCACCACCCCGCTGTCGTGGGTCGCCACGGCCAACGTGATCCTGGAAGTGGGCGCCACGCCCGTATTCGTCGACGTCGATCCGGCCACGCGCAACCTCGACCTCGACCGACTCGAAAAGGCGATCACGCCGAAGACTCGCGCGATCATCCCCGTCTATCTCGCCGGGTTGCCGCTCGACATGGACCGCCTTTACGACATCGCCCGCCGCCATCAACTGCGCGTGATCGAAGATGCGGCACAAGCCATGGGCTCGACGTGGGGCGGCAAGCGCATCGGATCGTTCGGCGACCTCGTGTCGTTCAGCTTCCATGCCAACAAGAATCTGACCTCCATCGAAGGCGGCGCACTCGTGTTCAACAACGAGGACGAAGCGCGTCTGGCCGAAAAGTACCGTCTGCAGGGCGTGACCCGCACCGGCTTCGACGGCATGGACGTCGACGTGCTCGGCGGCAAGTACAACCTGACCGATGTGGCCGCCCGCGTCGGCCTCGGCCAGATGCCGCACCTGGCGGCATTCAATACCCGCCGCGCCGAACTCGCGCGCCTGTATTTCGACACGCTTGCCGGCGGCCCCGCCGTGGCGCTGGGTCTCGGCCTGCCGCCTGCCGACTTCACGAACTCGAACTGGCACATGTTCCAGGTCGAGTTGCCGCTCGAGCGTCTGACGATCGACCGCGCCGGGTTCATGGAAAAGCTCAAGGCCCGCAACATCGGCAGCGGTGTGCACTACCCGGCCATCCACCTGTTTACCATGTATCGCGCGCTCGGTTTCCGGGAGGGTCAGTTCCCGCACACGGAACGACTGGGCCGCGCGATTCTCACGCTCCCCCTATTCCCCGCCATGACGGATGCCGACGTCGCGCGCGTTTGCGAAGCCGTCAATGCCATCTGCGCCGACCATCAAAAATGA